One region of Paralichthys olivaceus isolate ysfri-2021 chromosome 12, ASM2471397v2, whole genome shotgun sequence genomic DNA includes:
- the LOC109636263 gene encoding trichohyalin isoform X26, which produces MAEGSKPASSTPASGSGGAVAPQTNSLKSKGLGLLRKVKVSVELLIALAALLSWVVVGVVMFDFVEYKTVPDIQQIITDPMQAVNDAVDEVSSLLNKFQECAPDLSDPASTAAYVAEEISEAKDGFVRHFSDEDGNFYLSYVDPVVIGRRAFHSTNDFMGGMVGNVRDSLCAFVDTLLDIISGKSKGKIDLGYIDPVVTGRGVFSVINEFICGVEGYIKKVLCAVWDTILDVVKGTTDISFMDPVSVGRNVFSATNDTLSGIATYIQDVLCSIIDSTLDIVKGTTDITFVDPVVIGRNAFSFINDIVSGVAGYIQGALCTFMDVILDTLEDFQQAVGFSPMSVLKTTAEITKEQINMLVSYVSSMLLGDEGIVSEVSIDPMKVVEDAVLEFTDKKDLFVAYMSSMLVGDQGEPVATPVVNVVPEEDETVASPSDITLVRRKGEFLPPMKKVAEIMHAAKDEAAPAQLGGDSKTEEEEEEEEEEEEEAEVPTDAATETDVHEEEDDDVKHDDLEETEHEVPLEDESIIDNDDKDEETEEKDAQEEEEIVEAEGGEKEQDLQAGEDEGEQEDINKMIADTKEEKQEEPKTDEVVEDDDEEKEEEVKTEALEEKEEAKTMDLDDDQEEEAKTEDLEDEEEEEAKTEDLEDEEEEEAKTKLLEEKDEAKTEDLDDDQAEEAKTEDLEDEEEEEEAKTEDLEDEEEEEAKTKLLEKKEEAKTEDLDDDQVEEAKTEDLEDEEEEAKTEHLDDDQAEEAKTEDLEDEEEEEAKTEVVEEEEEVEEEEEPTTLVLEEEGEEEEKAKTDILEEEVEAKSEDLKEDEEEEAKTKVVEEKEEAKTEDLDDDQEEEAITEDLEDDEEEEEAKTEDLDDEEEVEAKTKHLEEKEEAKTEDLDNDQAEEAKTEDLGEEEEAKTEHLDEEEEEAKDEHLEEDEEEEKAKTEHLDEEEVEEKEEPTTLILEEEGEEGEEEEKAKTDILEEEVEAKTEDLVDEEAEIEKETEKEETENKDLHLDEERNEENIEITNTKPDIEGDEASEEEGEEHDKVEAEDEGPKTLSDEGETTTFLPGYDQNVIDEENSESRKGKGQRKHLVLFERIRRVGSRAAHKDEERLHKHDKDLKSTEPEEEKKAKEAKLEETIDKLKEEKPKKEIKSEAKITKKKPEKPEEEGVEMKIPKKEKEVKKPPKEGKKPSKEDKVKKPSKEKKELRKPSKEEEEVKKPPQKEKEAKKLHKKEKEIKTPAKREKGVKKPSKEEKEIKKLHKEVKEETKPLKEEVKKPPKEGKEIKTPPKEEKEGKKPPKLEKEVKKPSKKEKEVKIPPKEEKEFKKPSKEGKEIKKLHKEEKEVKKPRKEEKEVKKPSKEEKEVKKPCKEEKKVKKPSKEEKEIKKPPKEEKEVKKPSKEEKEIKKLHKEEKEVEKPPKEEKEVKIPPKEEKEFKKPSKEEREVKKSPKEEKEVKKPTKEEKEVKKSQKEEEVKKPSKEEKEVKKSPKEEKEVKKTTKEEKDVKKPSKEDQEVKKPSKEEKEVKKSPKEEKEVKKPSIEEKEVKKPPKEEKEVKKSPKEEKEVKKTIKEETEVKKPSKEEKEVKKLPKEEKEVKKPPKEEKEVKKLPKEEKEVKKPSITEKEVKKPRKEEKEVKMPSKDEREMKKPPKEEKEVKTPPKEEKEVKKPPKEEKEVKKPHKVEKEVKKPSKEEKELKKTPKEEKEVKTPPKEEKEVKKPPKEEKEVKKPPKEEKEVKTPPKEEKEVKKPPKEEKEVKKPHKEEKEVKKPSKEEKELKKTPKEEKEVKTPPKEEKEVKKPPKEEKEVKKPPKEEKEVKTPPKEEKEVKKPPKEEKEVKKPHKEEKEVKKPSKEDLEVKKPSKEEKEVKKPPKEEKEVKMPSKDEREMKKPPKEEKEVNKPSKEEREVKKPPKEEKEIKKPSKDEKEVKKPPKEEKEAKKPPKEEREVKMPPKEEKEVKKPPKEEKEAKKPPKEEKEVKMPPKEEKEVKKPPKEEKEAKKPPKEEKEVKKPPKEEKEVKMPPKEDKEVKKPSKEEKEVKTSPKEEKEIKKPSKEEKGVKKPPKEEKEVEKPSKKEKELKTPLKKEIEVEKPPKEKEVKSSMQRKEAKKPSREEKEEIKPSEEAQEIKKSTKAKKEDKDLVKKRDTETDTRRKKAASRIKVVKKEVASVLKKEHLNVTRAAAEPKKTTKVLKAAKRQVVPILKNEHMNVTQSEVPKGKAKPESAKKEVPKEKAKAAPVKKDVAAPKEKAKSVIMKKEQEAVSRNASLVRDRVKIVPMKRGVKLPKEIIRGISAKTAEVSKQKPKPAVTKREPAPLKTKPAPVVKEAEAPHKNVSLTKEKVKVVPLKKVPVTPKEKVKPAPTKKEAAVVKEKKAEPVTPKKEPEAKPVLAKKEAEVVKDKPKAVHEKKAPKTDAEAPKKKVKSLEKKKEPKAPEEKVKPAVKKDGSAGLKDKVKPVRVKKEQEAASRNASLVRERVKIVPMKRGVKLPKEIIRGISAKTAEVSKQKPKPAVTKREPAPLKTKPAPVVKEAEAPHKNVSLTKEKVKVVPLKKVPVTPKEKVKPAPTKKEPEAKPVLAKKEAEVVKEKPKAVHEKKEQEKKKPAAVKKGKPVEKKAPKEERVLKEIQTPAKKEKPVEKKAAKEEAVKAEPGVSDSFLMEDEMPYFQCFFVDEDEAQFPFYAFSPLQV; this is translated from the exons ATGGCTGAAG gaagcaaaCCGGCCTCCTCCACTCCAGCCAGTGGGTCTGGTGGAGCAGTGGCGCCACAGACGAACTCTCTCAAGTCTAAAGGTCTGGGCCTCCTCAGGAAGGTGAAAgtgtctgtggagctgctgatCGCACTGGCCGCTCTGCTGTCCTGGGTGGTTGTAGGGGTGGTGATGTTTGATTTCGTGGAATACAAGACTGTCCCAg acaTTCAGCAAATCATTACGGACCCTATGCAAGCTGTGAACGACGCTGTAGATGAAGTATCCAGTCTGCTCAACAAGTTTCAAG AATGTGCACCTGATTTAAGTGACCCCGCATCTACTGCCGCTTATGTAGCTGAAGAAATATCGGAAGCAAAAGATGGATTCGTTCGACATTTTTCAGATGAGGATG GAAACTTCTACCTCAGCTACGTCGACCCTGTGGTCATCGGACGACGAGCTTTCCATTCAACCAACGACTTCATGGGTGGAATGGTGGGCAACGTCAGGGACTCACTGTGTGCTTTTGTGGACACTTTATTAGATATTATATCGGGTAAATCTAAAG GAAAAATTGACCTTGGCTACATTGACCCTGTGGTCACAGGCAGAGGCGTCTTCAGTGTTATTAATGAGTTCATATGTGGAGTGGAGGGCTACATCAAGAAAGTGCTCTGTGCCGTTTGGGACACTATTCTGGACGTGGTGAAAG GAACCACTGACATCAGCTTCATGGATCCTGTGTCAGTTGGCAGAAATGTCTTCAGCGCGACTAACGACACTTTGAGTGGAATAGCGACCTACATCCAGGACGTACTCTGTTCTATCATAGACAGTACACTGGATATTGTAAAAG GAACCACTGACATTACGTTCGTTGACCCTGTGGTCATTGGCCGGAATGCTTTCAGTTTTATTAATGACATTGTGAGTGGAGTCGCAGGATACATCCAGGGTGCTCTCTGTACATTCATGGATGTAATACTGGACACATTAGAAG ATTTCCAGCAGGCTGTGGGATTCAGTCCCATGTCAGTTCTGAAGACGACAGCAGAAATCACCAAAGAACAGATTAACATGCTCGTGAGCTACGTCTCCTCAATGCTGCTCGGTGATGAAG GGATTGTGTCTGAAGTGTCCATCGACCCCATGAAAGTTGTCGAAGACGCTGTGTTGGAGTTCACAGACAAGAAAGATTTGTTCGTGGCTTACATGTCAAGCATGCTTGTTGGTGATCAAG GTGAACCTGTAGCCACGCCCGTTGTAAATGTAGTACCTGAAGAAg aTGAAACTGTAGCTTCTCCATCTGATATAACTTTGGTGAGAAGAAAAG GAGAATTCCTGCCACCTATGAAAAAAG TTGCAGAGATAATGCACGCTGCCAAAGATGAAGCTGCTCCTGCACAGTTAGGTGGAGACTCaaagactgaggaggaggaggaggaggaggaggaggaggaggaggaggctgaagtTCCCACTGATGCAGCCACTGAGACAGATGTGCACGAGGAAGAGGACGATGATG TGAAACATGACGACCTTGAAGAAACAGAACATGAAGTACCACTGGAAGATGAGTCCATCATTGATAATGATGACAAGGacgaagagacagaggagaaggacgcacaggaggaggaggagattgtTGAGGCGGAAGGTGGAGAAAAGGAGCAGGACTTACAGGCAGGGGAAGATGAAGGAGAGCAAGAGGACATTAATAAAATGATTGCTGACACcaaagaggagaagcaggaggaaccaaaaacagatgaagttgtAGAGGATGACgatgaggagaaggaagaggaagtcAAAACTGAAGCTttggaagaaaaggaggaggccAAAACTATGGACTTGGACGAtgatcaggaggaggaggccaaaaCTGAAGATctagaagatgaggaggaggaggaggccaaaaCTGAAGATttagaagatgaggaggaggaggaggccaaaaCTAAACTTCTGGAAGAAAAGGATGAAGCCAAAACTGAGGATTTGGATGATGATCAGGCGGAGGAGGCCAAAACTGAAGATctagaagatgaggaggaggaggaggaggccaaaaCTGAAGATttagaagatgaggaggaggaggaggccaaaaCTAAACTtctggaaaaaaaggaggaagccAAAACTGAGGATTTGGATGATGATCAGGTGGAGGAGGCCAAAACTGAAGACctagaagatgaggaggaggaggccaaaaCTGAACATCTGGATGATGATCAGGCGGAGGAGGCCAAAACTGAAGATctagaagatgaggaggaggaggaggccaaaaCTGAAGTtgtggaagaagaggaggaggtggaggaagaggaggagcccaCAACCTTAGtattggaggaggagggggaggaggaggagaaggccaaaactgacattttggaggaagaggtggaggccAAATCTGAAGATTTGAAagaagacgaggaagaggaggccaaAACTAAAGTtgtggaggaaaaggaggaagccAAAACTGAGGATTTGGACGAtgatcaggaggaggaggccataACTGAAGATCTagaagatgatgaggaggaggaggaggccaaaaCTGAAGATCtagatgatgaggaggaggtggaggccaaaactaaacatcttgaagaaaaggaggaagccAAAACTGAGGATTTGGACAATGATCAGGCAGAGGAGGCCAAAACTGAAGATctaggagaagaggaggaagccaAAACTGAACatctggatgaggaggaggaggaggccaaagATGAACATttggaagaagatgaggaggaggagaaggccaAAACTGAACatctggatgaggaggaggtggaggaaaaggaggagccCACAACTTTAAtattggaggaggagggggaggagggggaggaggaagagaaggccaaaactgacattttggaggaagaggtggaggccAAAACTGAAGATTTGGTAGATGAGGAggcagaaatagaaaaagagactgaaaaggaggaaactgaaaataaagatcttCATTtggatgaagaaagaaatgaagaaaacattGAAATAACGAACACGAAGCCAGATATAGAAGGTGATGAAGcttcagaggaggaaggagaagaacaTGACAAAGTAGAAGCTGAGGACGAAGGTCCTAAAACTCTGTCGGATGAAGGAGAGACGACCACTTTTCTTCCTGGTTATGACCAAAACGTCATTGACGAAGAAAACAGTGAGAGCAGGAAAGGTAAAGGACAGAGAAAACATCTCGTTCTCTTTGAGAGGATCAGAAGAGTCGGATCCAGAGCAGCTCACAAAGATGAAGAGCGACTCCACAAACATGACAAAG ACCTTAAATCCAcagaacctgaggaggagaaaaaagcaaaggaaGCCAAACTTGAGGAAACCATTGACAAACTAAAAGAAGAAAAGCCAAAGAAGGAGATCAAATCTGAAGCAAAAATAACTAAGAAGAAACCAGAGAAGCCTGAAG AAGAAGGGGTTGAAATGAAGATCCctaaaaaagagaaggaagtcAAGAAACCACCTAAGGAAGGTAAGAAACCATCCAAAGAAGATAAAGTGAAGAAACCttccaaagaaaagaaagaactgaGAAAACCttcaaaagaagaggaagaagtaaAGAAACCACcccaaaaagagaaagaggccaAGAAActacacaaaaaagaaaaggaaatcaaGACACCAGCTAAAAGGGAGAAGGGAGTTAAGAAACCCtctaaagaagagaaagagattaAAAAGCTTCACAAAGAAGTGAAAGAGGAGACAAAGCCTCTCaaggaagaggtgaagaagcCTCCCAAAGAAGGGAAAGAAATCAAGACACCAcctaaagaagagaaggaggggaaGAAACCACCTAAAttagagaaggaggtgaagaaaccatctaaaaaagagaaagaggtgaagatACCACCCAAGGAGGAGAAAGAATTCAAGAAACCATCTAAAGAAGGGAAAGAGATTAAAAAGCTTcataaagaagagaaagaggtgaagaaacCCCgtaaagaagagaaggaggtgaagaaaccatctaaagaagagaaagaggtgaaaaaaCCCtgtaaagaagagaagaaggtaAAGAAACCAtctaaagaagagaaagaaatcaaGAAACCAcctaaagaagagaaggaggtgaaaaaACCAtctaaagaagagaaagagattaaaaagcttcataaagaagagaaagaggtagAGAAACCAcctaaagaagagaaggaggtgaagataCCAcccaaagaggagaaagaattCAAGAAACCATCTAAAGAAGAAAGGGAGGTAAAGAAATCCcctaaagaagagaaggaggtgaaaaaACCAactaaagaagagaaagaagtcaagaaatcacaaaaagaagaggaggtgaagaaaccatctaaagaagagaaggaggtgaagaaatcccccaaagaagagaaggaggtgaaaaaaacaacaaaagaagagaaagatgtAAAGAAACCATCTAAAGAAGATCAAGAAGTAAAGAAACCAtctaaagaagagaaggaggtgaagaaatcccctaaagaagagaaggaggtgaagaaaccatctatagaagagaaagaagtcAAGAAACCAcctaaagaagagaaggaggtgaagaaatcccctaaagaagagaaggaggtgaaaaaaacaattaaagaagagacagaggtaAAGAAACCAtctaaagaagagaaagaagtcaAGAAACTAcctaaagaagagaaggaggtgaagaaaccacctaaagaagagaaagaagtcaAGAAACTAcctaaagaagagaaggaggtgaagaaaccATCCATaacagagaaagaggtgaagaaaccacgtaaagaagagaaagaggtgaagatgCCTTCTAAAGACGAGAGGGAAATGAAGAAACCAcctaaagaagagaaagaggtgaagacgCCTcctaaagaagagaaagaggtaaAGAAACCAcctaaagaagagaaggaggtgaagaaaccACACAAAGtagagaaagaggtgaagaaacCATCCAAAGAAGAGAAGGAGTTAAAGAAAACAcctaaagaagagaaagaggtgaagacgCCTcctaaagaagagaaagaggtcaAGAAACCAcctaaagaagagaaggaggtgaagaaaccacccaaagaagagaaagaggtgaagacgCCTcctaaagaagagaaagaggtaaAGAAACCAcctaaagaagagaaggaggtgaagaaaccacacaaagaagagaaagaggtgaagaaacCATCCAAAGAAGAGAAGGAGTTAAAGAAAACAcctaaagaagagaaagaggtgaagacgCCTcctaaagaagagaaagaggtcaAGAAACCAcctaaagaagagaaggaggtgaagaaaccacccaaagaagagaaagaggtgaagacgCCTcctaaagaagagaaagaggtaaAGAAACCAcctaaagaagagaaggaggtgaagaaaccacacaaagaagagaaagaggtgaagaaacCATCTAAAGAAGATCTAGAAGTAAAGAAACCAtctaaagaagagaaagaggtgaaaaagcctccaaaagaagagaaagaggtgaagatgCCTTCTAAAGACGAGAGGGAAATGAAGAAACCAcctaaagaagagaaagaggtaaATAAACCAtctaaagaagagagagaggtgaagaaacctcctaaagaagagaaagagataaagaaacCATCTAAagatgagaaagaggtgaagaaaccacctaaagaagagaaggaggcaaAAAAACCTCctaaagaagagagagaagtgaagatGCCTcctaaagaagagaaagaagttaAGAAACCAcctaaagaagagaaggaggcaaAGAAGCCCcctaaagaagagaaagaggtgaagatgCCTcctaaagaagagaaagaagttaAGAAACCAcctaaagaagagaaggaggcaaAGAAGCCTCccaaagaagagaaagaggtgaagaaaccacctaaagaagagaaagaggtgaagatgCCTCCTAAAGAAGATAAAGAGGTAAAGAAACCAtctaaagaagagaaagaggtgaagacgTCTcctaaagaagagaaagagataaagaaacCATCCAAAGAAGAGAAGGGGGTGAAGAAGCCTcctaaagaagagaaagaagttgAGAAACCAtctaaaaaagagaaagagttgAAGACGCCTCTTAAAAAAGAGATAGAGGTGGAAAAGCCTCCCAAAGAGAAAGAGGTTAAGTCTTCAATGCAAAGGAAAGAAGCGAAGAAACCCTCtagggaggagaaggaagagattAAGCCATCAGAGGAGGCACAGGAGATCAAGAAATCTACAAAAGcgaaaaaagaagacaaagaccTTGTCaagaaaagagacacagagacag acACCAGACGCAAAAAGGCTGCAAGTAGAATCAAAGTAGTCAAGAAAGAAGTTGCATCTGTGCTGAAGAAGGAACATCTTAATGTTACAAGAGCAG ctgcAGAGCCCAAGAAGACTACAAAGGTGCTGAAAGCTGCTAAAAGGCAGGTCGTTCCAATTCTGAAGAACGAGCATATGAATGTCACACAATCAG AGGTTCCAAAGGGGAAAGCCAAACCAGAGTCTGCAAAGAAAG AAGTTCCAAAGGAAAAAGCCAAAGCAGCTCCTGTCAAAAAAG ATGTTGCTGCTCCAAAAGAAAAGGCCAAATCAGTCATCATGAAAAAAG AACAAGAAGCTGTTTCCAGAAATGCCTCCCTGGTAAGAGACAGAGTCAAGATAGTGCCTATGAAGAGAG gagtCAAGTTACCAAAAGAGATCATCAGAGGAATCTCTGCAAAGACAG ctgaggtTTCAAAACAGAAACCCAAACCAGCTGTAACAAAGAGAG AACCTGCTCCTCTCAAGACAAAACCAGCCccagtggtcaaag aggCAGAAGCACCACACAAAAATGTCTCTCTAACAAAGGAGAAGGTGAAGGTGGTGCCACTGAAGAAAG TGCCTGTAActccaaaagaaaaagtcaaaccaGCACCAACAAAAAAAG aAGCTGCAGTTGTAAAGGAGAAGAAGGCCGAGCCAGTGACTCCCAAAAAAG AACCTGAGGCTAAGCCAGTTCTTGCCAAAAAAG AAGCAGAAGTTGTGAAGGACAAGCCTAAAGCAGTTCATGAGAAAAAAG CTCCTAAAACTGATGCTGAAGCACcaaagaaaaaagtcaaatccctggaaaagaagaaag AGCCCAAAGCACCAGAGGAGAAAGTCAAACCAGCTGTTAAAAAAG ATGGCTCAGCCGGGCTGAAGGACAAGGTCAAACCGGTCCGTGTGAAGAAAG AACAAGAAGCTGCTTCCAGAAATGCCTCCCTGGTAAGAGAGAGAGTCAAGATAGTGCCTATGAAGAGAG gagtCAAGTTACCAAAAGAGATCATCAGAGGAATCTCTGCAAAGACAG ctgaggtTTCAAAACAGAAACCCAAACCAGCTGTAACAAAGAGAG AACCTGCTCCTCTCAAGACAAAACCAGCCccagtggtcaaag aggCAGAAGCACCACACAAAAATGTCTCTCTAACAAAGGAGAAGGTGAAGGTGGTGCCACTGAAGAAAG TGCCAGTAActccaaaagaaaaagtcaaaccaGCACCAACAAAAAAAG aACCTGAGGCTAAGCCGGTTCTTGCCAAAAAAG AAGCAGAAGTTGTGAAGGAGAAGCCTAAAGCAGTTCATGAGAAAAAAG aacaagagaagaagaaacctgCTGCAGTAAAGAAAG GAAAACCAGTTGAGAAGAAGGCACCCAAAG aGGAGCGAGTTCTGAAAGAGATACAGACGCCTGCAAAGAAAG AGAAACCTGTGGAGAAGAAAGCAGCCAAAGAAGAGGCCGTTAAAG CTGAGCCTGGTGTATCAGACAGCTTTCTCATGGAAG ACGAGATGCCGTACTTCCAGTGTTTCTTTGTGGACGAGGACGAGGCCCAGTTTCCGTTCTACGCCTTCTCACCACTGCAGGTCTGA